A window of Chitinophaga sp. MM2321 contains these coding sequences:
- a CDS encoding NUMOD4 domain-containing protein has translation MTTIKNLKNEVWKDLQIKNKSALRKKYAVSNMGRVISYHESTEDGKLLTGSTVEGYTVLNVKPADSYQSLYLHREVAKLFSKKAGRSHKYVIHLDYDKKNNKATNLRWATKEEMEDHQQNSPAKLAYKEKQRNRLKGLKLNVSKVKNIKRLLTKPGKKTMKQIAEQFDISEMQLYRIKSGENWSHVTLD, from the coding sequence ATGACCACAATTAAAAATCTGAAAAATGAAGTCTGGAAGGACTTACAGATTAAAAACAAGTCTGCCCTGCGTAAAAAATACGCTGTTTCTAACATGGGGAGAGTGATCAGTTATCATGAAAGTACGGAAGATGGTAAGCTGCTCACGGGTTCTACCGTGGAAGGCTATACGGTTTTAAATGTGAAACCGGCCGACAGCTACCAGTCACTCTACCTGCACCGCGAAGTGGCCAAACTGTTCAGCAAGAAAGCAGGTCGTTCGCACAAGTATGTGATCCACCTGGATTACGATAAAAAGAATAATAAAGCTACCAACCTTCGCTGGGCCACCAAGGAGGAAATGGAAGATCATCAGCAAAACAGTCCGGCCAAGCTGGCTTATAAAGAAAAACAGCGCAACCGTTTAAAAGGACTGAAGCTGAATGTTAGCAAAGTGAAAAATATCAAGCGCCTGCTGACAAAACCTGGTAAAAAAACGATGAAGCAAATTGCCGAACAGTTTGATATCAGTGAAATGCAGCTATACCGTATCAAAAGCGGCGAAAACTGGTCGCATGTAACATTGGATTAA
- a CDS encoding phosphatidate cytidylyltransferase: MKTFFTRTASALVFVAVMLGGILWSPFTFFLLFFLISFFALQEYFKLLRLIDTDYATVPSWHKWGVMVAGCAIMLAFTGENFKIGEIATGFIGWWVAVIFLLVLPLGEILLSRDFSLKNIGYSALGILYIIIPFSLLVNIRLNAIDPGWLIPLLLLAFIWINDTMAYIVGSLIGRTPFFPSISPKKTIEGTVGGMILAVAAAGVYGFYWGQEYLSLQHWLALAGIAAIFGTIGDLLESKLKRMAGVKDSGHIMPGHGGFLDRFDSLLLAAPFAWIYVHFFMMG, translated from the coding sequence ATGAAGACATTCTTTACCCGCACTGCCTCTGCACTGGTGTTTGTGGCAGTAATGCTGGGCGGCATCTTATGGAGTCCATTTACTTTTTTCCTGCTGTTCTTCCTGATCAGCTTCTTTGCGTTACAGGAGTATTTTAAACTGCTCCGGCTCATAGATACCGATTATGCAACAGTGCCCTCCTGGCATAAATGGGGGGTAATGGTAGCAGGATGTGCTATCATGCTTGCTTTCACAGGAGAGAATTTTAAGATAGGGGAGATAGCTACCGGCTTCATAGGCTGGTGGGTAGCTGTTATATTCTTACTGGTACTGCCTCTGGGAGAAATATTACTGAGCAGGGATTTTTCCCTGAAAAACATAGGCTATTCCGCCCTGGGTATACTATATATCATTATTCCGTTCAGTTTACTGGTGAATATCAGGCTGAATGCAATTGATCCCGGATGGCTGATTCCTTTACTACTCCTCGCTTTCATCTGGATTAACGATACTATGGCCTACATTGTAGGCTCACTCATAGGCCGTACGCCCTTTTTCCCGTCCATCTCCCCTAAAAAAACAATAGAAGGCACCGTAGGCGGCATGATCCTGGCGGTAGCTGCAGCCGGGGTTTATGGTTTCTATTGGGGGCAGGAATACCTGTCTTTACAACATTGGCTGGCACTCGCCGGCATCGCTGCCATCTTCGGTACAATCGGCGATTTGCTGGAATCCAAGCTGAAACGGATGGCTGGCGTAAAAGACTCTGGTCACATCATGCCCGGCCACGGTGGCTTCCTGGACCGTTTCGACTCCCTGCTGCTGGCAGCTCCCTTTGCCTGGATCTATGTTCACTTCTTTATGATGGGCTAG
- a CDS encoding DUF2007 domain-containing protein, protein MEKDWVKIFSSDRPFEAEIVKGMLSENGIIAVLINKQSSSYNIVLPDQVELYVHETEEKVAKDLVHNHNNLPTGDPDSVDPQQG, encoded by the coding sequence ATGGAAAAAGACTGGGTGAAAATCTTTTCGAGCGACCGGCCTTTTGAGGCGGAGATTGTAAAAGGTATGCTATCAGAGAACGGCATCATAGCGGTTTTAATCAACAAGCAGTCATCTTCCTACAATATTGTACTCCCGGACCAGGTAGAATTATATGTGCATGAAACCGAGGAGAAAGTGGCTAAAGATCTCGTACATAATCACAACAATCTGCCCACGGGAGATCCTGATTCAGTGGATCCGCAACAGGGCTAA
- a CDS encoding CPBP family intramembrane glutamic endopeptidase: MTGYLKQSPLPLQFVTFIGFFFGFTSLYLVGVGTLFPMLTGHSLAALQNVDLKDANLIGYLKITQFLYTIISYFIPAAVFAYLWQPSPMRYLGLKPAPKGWQVLLALMVMYSVLWFAGLVNQWNQTWNVPQAARDMQAQTEQLVKIMLHMPQPKDLLINLLLIAAVPAIAEELFFRGVLQRLMIKSTGKVWLSVFITAILFSAVHLEMLGFMARVVLGFVLGAIYVISGNLWLSIFAHILNNGLQVIMIYMFQHGMMKTDPTKDTPVAWYIGLLSFVVTIGLMWALSKKSTPMDMTDKPEKVENKDVDHIGVDENL; the protein is encoded by the coding sequence ATGACCGGTTATCTGAAGCAATCGCCTCTTCCCTTACAGTTTGTCACCTTCATCGGGTTTTTCTTCGGATTTACCTCCCTTTATCTCGTAGGAGTCGGTACCCTTTTTCCGATGCTGACCGGGCATTCACTTGCTGCCCTGCAAAATGTTGATCTGAAAGATGCTAACCTGATCGGCTATCTGAAAATAACACAGTTTCTTTATACTATCATCTCTTACTTTATTCCTGCCGCTGTTTTTGCTTACCTGTGGCAACCTTCCCCCATGCGGTACCTGGGCCTCAAACCCGCGCCCAAAGGCTGGCAGGTACTGCTGGCGCTCATGGTTATGTACAGTGTTTTATGGTTTGCCGGACTGGTAAATCAATGGAACCAGACCTGGAATGTACCCCAGGCGGCACGCGATATGCAGGCCCAGACAGAGCAGCTGGTGAAGATCATGCTGCACATGCCGCAACCCAAAGACCTGCTGATTAATCTCCTGTTGATAGCCGCAGTACCGGCCATCGCAGAAGAACTTTTTTTCAGGGGCGTATTACAACGGCTGATGATCAAATCTACCGGTAAAGTATGGCTGAGCGTATTTATCACCGCCATACTATTCAGCGCCGTACACCTGGAAATGCTGGGTTTTATGGCCCGCGTAGTACTGGGCTTTGTGCTGGGAGCGATATATGTTATCAGTGGAAATTTATGGTTAAGCATCTTCGCACACATTCTCAATAACGGGTTGCAGGTGATCATGATCTATATGTTTCAGCATGGCATGATGAAAACCGATCCCACCAAAGACACGCCGGTAGCGTGGTACATCGGTCTGCTCAGTTTTGTGGTGACAATCGGTTTAATGTGGGCATTAAGTAAAAAGTCTACACCCATGGACATGACGGATAAGCCGGAGAAAGTTGAAAACAAAGATGTTGACCACATCGGAGTCGATGAAAATTTGTAA
- the dusB gene encoding tRNA dihydrouridine synthase DusB, whose protein sequence is MVKIGNIDLGEFPLLLAPMEDVSDPPFRAVCKDNGADLMYTEFISSEGLIRDAIKSRKKLDIFDYERPVGIQIFGGDEEPLAMAAQIVEATNPDLLDINFGCPVKKVVCKGAGAGILKDIPKMIKLTEAVVRATRLPVTVKTRLGWDDDSRNIEEVAERLQDVGIKALTIHGRTRTQLYKGSADWTLIGKVKNNPRIQIPIFGNGDICTPEQAVAARQKYGVDGVMIGRAAIGYPWIFREIKHFMKTGEHLPPPTVLERVEVCRKHLHQSVSWKGDVVGILEMRRHYTNYLKGLPHIKEFRQQLVTYKTLAEIEEVLDAVILQYKDHIFERTAPQLIEHNFLPADNEMAGCNVYG, encoded by the coding sequence ATGGTGAAGATAGGAAATATTGATCTGGGGGAATTCCCTTTATTACTCGCTCCCATGGAAGATGTGAGCGATCCGCCTTTCCGTGCAGTATGCAAGGATAACGGGGCTGACCTGATGTATACCGAGTTCATATCTTCGGAGGGGCTTATCCGTGATGCTATCAAAAGCCGGAAAAAGCTGGATATTTTCGATTATGAGCGCCCGGTAGGTATTCAGATTTTTGGGGGAGATGAAGAACCGCTGGCCATGGCCGCCCAGATTGTGGAAGCAACCAATCCTGATTTACTGGACATCAACTTTGGCTGCCCGGTAAAAAAAGTGGTTTGTAAAGGCGCCGGTGCCGGTATTCTGAAAGATATTCCCAAGATGATAAAACTCACGGAAGCAGTGGTAAGAGCTACCCGGCTGCCGGTTACCGTGAAAACGCGCCTCGGTTGGGACGACGATTCCAGGAACATTGAAGAAGTTGCGGAGCGGTTGCAGGATGTAGGTATCAAAGCACTCACTATTCACGGACGTACCCGCACACAATTGTACAAAGGTAGTGCTGACTGGACTTTGATCGGAAAAGTAAAAAATAATCCACGCATACAAATTCCTATCTTTGGTAACGGTGACATATGTACGCCGGAGCAAGCCGTTGCAGCGAGACAAAAATATGGCGTGGATGGTGTAATGATAGGCCGCGCTGCTATTGGTTATCCATGGATTTTCAGAGAGATCAAGCATTTTATGAAGACGGGCGAACATTTACCGCCTCCAACTGTTTTGGAAAGAGTAGAAGTCTGTAGAAAGCATCTGCACCAGTCCGTATCATGGAAAGGTGATGTGGTTGGAATACTTGAAATGCGTCGCCATTATACAAATTACCTCAAAGGATTACCGCATATCAAGGAATTCAGACAACAATTAGTAACTTACAAGACGTTAGCAGAGATAGAAGAAGTGTTAGACGCGGTGATATTGCAATACAAGGATCATATATTCGAAAGGACTGCTCCCCAGTTAATTGAACATAATTTTCTGCCGGCTGATAATGAAATGGCTGGTTGTAACGTTTACGGATAA